From the genome of Bordetella sp. H567, one region includes:
- a CDS encoding cytochrome c biogenesis CcdA family protein, translating into MDLIDPPVALLAGVLTIASPCVLPLLPVVLGTSVERSGRLRPLFIVSGFVLAFASLGILLGLLSHSSGHVQEAVRSASTVLLALFGLSRIWPRPYDWLMARLSAPARPPEGRASSLGEDVAQRQKGTPVSGPLQRVATLGGEGSGNAGGFLLGVSLGAVWTPCAGPVLASILVLAARAQDIGHTSFLLLLYAVGAGIPMLAIAYGGKFVLGRVGRIARHTGALQRGFGVLLILTAVAIHFQYDVLAYAWISGLFQ; encoded by the coding sequence ATGGACCTTATCGATCCTCCCGTCGCGCTGCTGGCCGGCGTGCTGACCATCGCATCGCCCTGCGTACTGCCGTTGCTGCCGGTAGTGCTGGGCACGTCGGTCGAACGTTCGGGCCGGCTGCGCCCCCTGTTCATCGTGTCGGGCTTTGTGCTGGCCTTCGCCTCGCTGGGCATCCTCCTGGGACTGCTGTCGCATTCCTCCGGCCACGTCCAGGAGGCCGTGCGCTCGGCGTCCACCGTGCTGCTGGCCTTGTTCGGCCTGAGCCGCATCTGGCCCCGGCCCTATGACTGGCTGATGGCGCGCCTGAGCGCGCCCGCCCGGCCGCCCGAAGGGCGCGCGTCCTCCCTCGGGGAGGATGTCGCGCAGCGACAGAAGGGCACACCAGTAAGCGGTCCGCTGCAGCGCGTGGCGACGCTGGGCGGTGAGGGCAGCGGCAATGCCGGCGGCTTCCTGCTGGGCGTGTCGCTGGGGGCCGTGTGGACGCCTTGCGCCGGGCCGGTGCTGGCGTCCATCCTGGTGCTGGCCGCCCGCGCTCAGGATATCGGCCATACCAGCTTCCTGCTGCTGCTGTACGCCGTGGGCGCGGGCATTCCCATGCTGGCGATTGCCTACGGCGGCAAGTTCGTCTTGGGACGCGTCGGCCGTATCGCGCGCCACACGGGCGCGCTACAGCGCGGCTTTGGCGTATTGCTCATCCTGACCGCCGTCGCCATCCATTTCCAGTACGACGTCCTGGCCTACGCCTGGATCTCGGGCCTATTCCAGTGA
- the bioF gene encoding 8-amino-7-oxononanoate synthase, with amino-acid sequence MTHPFDVLEAGLADRAALALTRRRRIADTPCAPRIRIDGRDLVAFASNDYLGLANHPRLIEAIAEGARRYGAGSGGSHLLGGHSRAHALLEDVLAGYAGGFASDPRALSFSTGYMANLAILTALAGRGATVYSDALNHASLIDGARLSRANVRIYPHADAVALAAMLDEDRGDGMKVIVTDAVFSMDGDIAPLAALTALAEKHQAWLVVDDAHGFGIHGDDGAGTVADLRLRSPLLVYMGTLGKAAGVAGAFVVAESTAIEWLIQQARSYIYTTAAAPALAHAAGVSVALMRGEEGHARRARLHGHIDAVRAMIGGIEAMGAGVSAMASTTAIQPIVVGENEAALALADALLEHSFWVPAVRPPTVPPGTARLRLSLSAAHETDDIQRLGQALRASRAATATAPRVGVATA; translated from the coding sequence ATGACACACCCTTTCGACGTGCTGGAAGCGGGCCTGGCGGACCGGGCGGCCCTAGCCTTGACGCGGCGGCGCCGTATCGCCGACACCCCGTGCGCGCCGCGCATCCGTATCGACGGCAGGGATCTGGTGGCCTTCGCCAGCAACGATTACCTGGGGCTGGCGAACCACCCGCGGCTGATCGAAGCGATCGCCGAAGGCGCGCGGCGCTACGGTGCCGGTAGCGGTGGATCGCACCTGCTGGGCGGCCACTCTCGCGCGCACGCGCTGCTGGAGGACGTCCTGGCCGGCTACGCCGGCGGCTTCGCGAGCGATCCCCGCGCGCTGTCCTTCTCCACCGGCTATATGGCCAACCTGGCCATCCTGACCGCGCTGGCCGGACGCGGCGCGACCGTGTATTCGGACGCCTTGAACCATGCATCGCTCATCGACGGCGCCCGCCTGTCGCGCGCGAACGTGCGCATCTATCCGCACGCGGATGCGGTGGCGCTGGCCGCGATGCTCGATGAGGATCGCGGCGACGGTATGAAGGTCATCGTCACCGATGCCGTGTTCAGCATGGATGGCGATATCGCGCCGCTGGCAGCCTTGACCGCGCTGGCGGAAAAGCATCAGGCGTGGCTCGTCGTGGACGACGCGCACGGTTTCGGCATCCATGGCGACGATGGCGCCGGCACGGTGGCGGACCTGCGATTGCGGTCGCCGCTGCTGGTCTATATGGGCACGCTGGGCAAGGCGGCGGGCGTGGCGGGCGCTTTTGTCGTTGCGGAGTCGACGGCGATCGAATGGCTGATACAGCAGGCGCGCAGCTATATCTACACCACGGCCGCCGCGCCGGCACTGGCCCATGCCGCCGGGGTCAGCGTCGCGCTGATGCGCGGCGAGGAAGGCCATGCGCGCCGGGCGCGGTTGCACGGCCACATCGACGCCGTGCGCGCGATGATAGGCGGCATCGAGGCCATGGGCGCGGGGGTTTCCGCGATGGCGTCCACGACCGCCATCCAGCCCATCGTGGTGGGCGAGAACGAAGCGGCGCTGGCCCTGGCCGACGCCTTGCTGGAACACAGCTTCTGGGTCCCGGCGGTCAGGCCGCCCACGGTGCCGCCCGGCACGGCGCGCCTGCGGCTGTCGCTGTCGGCCGCGCACGAGACGGACGATATCCAACGCTTGGGCCAGGCGCTGCGCGCGAGTCGGGCCGCCACCGCAACCGCGCCGCGCGTGGGAGTCGCCACCGCATGA
- the bioA gene encoding adenosylmethionine--8-amino-7-oxononanoate transaminase produces the protein MEAAPASAIHASSQGNSWVARSLRAVWHPCTQMKHHERIPLLPIARAQGAWLYDADGRRYLDGISSWWVNLFGHAHPAINAALVDQLGTLEHAMLAGCTHEPAVALAERLSALTGGMLGHAFFASDGASAVEIALKMSFHFWRNSGRPAKQEFVCVEQGYHGETLGALGVTDVALFRDAYGPLLRQAHRVASPDARRALPGETAADAAARALRDVAALFEARGDAIAAIIVEPLVQCAAGMAMHDAAYLRGLRALCDRHGVHMIADEIAVGFGRTGSFFAHEQAGIRPDLLCLSKGISGGYLPLSVVLSRDAIHDAFYDDDVARGFLHSHSYTGNPLACRAALATLDLFEAHDVLAANQARFDALAARLSGLATHPRVEHMRRCGAILAFDVVLDDDRARRGFARCYARHALAAGALLRPIGRTVYLMPPYVLDDEEIGLLAGAAMEALERTLDESDARISAHTME, from the coding sequence ATGGAAGCGGCCCCTGCAAGCGCGATACACGCGAGCAGCCAGGGCAACAGTTGGGTGGCGCGCAGCCTGCGCGCCGTCTGGCACCCCTGCACGCAGATGAAGCACCATGAACGCATTCCCCTATTGCCCATCGCCCGCGCCCAGGGTGCATGGCTGTACGACGCGGACGGGCGCCGCTACCTGGACGGCATCAGCTCATGGTGGGTGAATCTGTTCGGTCACGCGCATCCCGCCATCAACGCGGCGCTGGTCGACCAGTTGGGCACGCTGGAGCACGCCATGCTGGCCGGCTGCACGCACGAACCCGCCGTGGCGCTGGCGGAACGGCTGTCGGCGCTGACGGGCGGCATGCTGGGACATGCCTTCTTCGCCTCCGACGGCGCGTCGGCCGTCGAAATCGCGCTGAAGATGAGTTTCCACTTCTGGCGCAATAGCGGCCGCCCGGCGAAGCAGGAATTCGTGTGCGTGGAACAGGGCTATCACGGCGAAACGCTCGGTGCGCTGGGCGTCACGGACGTGGCCTTGTTCCGCGACGCCTATGGACCGTTGCTGCGGCAGGCGCACCGTGTCGCATCGCCGGACGCCCGGCGGGCCTTGCCCGGTGAAACCGCGGCGGATGCCGCGGCCCGGGCGCTGCGCGATGTGGCGGCGCTGTTCGAGGCGCGTGGCGACGCGATCGCGGCGATCATCGTCGAGCCGCTGGTGCAGTGCGCGGCCGGCATGGCCATGCACGATGCCGCCTATCTGCGCGGGCTGCGCGCGCTGTGCGACCGCCATGGCGTGCATATGATCGCGGACGAGATCGCGGTGGGCTTCGGCCGCACGGGCAGCTTCTTCGCGCACGAACAGGCGGGGATACGGCCGGACCTGCTGTGCCTGTCCAAGGGCATCAGCGGCGGCTACCTGCCGCTGTCGGTGGTGCTCTCGCGCGACGCGATCCATGACGCCTTCTACGACGACGACGTGGCGCGTGGCTTCCTGCATTCGCACTCCTACACGGGAAATCCGCTGGCCTGCCGGGCCGCGCTCGCCACGCTGGACCTGTTCGAGGCGCATGACGTGCTGGCGGCCAACCAGGCGCGCTTCGATGCATTGGCGGCGCGCCTGAGCGGCCTGGCCACGCATCCGCGCGTTGAGCATATGCGGCGCTGCGGCGCCATCCTGGCCTTCGACGTGGTCCTCGACGACGACCGTGCCCGGCGCGGCTTCGCGCGGTGCTATGCGCGGCACGCGCTGGCGGCGGGCGCACTGCTGCGCCCCATCGGCCGCACGGTCTACCTGATGCCGCCCTACGTGCTGGACGACGAGGAAATCGGCCTGCTGGCCGGCGCGGCCATGGAGGCGCTGGAGCGGACATTGGACGAGAGCGACGCGCGGATAAGCGCGCATACGATGGAGTGA
- a CDS encoding thioredoxin family protein, giving the protein MFAQLKKIVLAAALAACVLPLSSTAQAAGPAVQAPEFTGIEKWLNSEPLDLASLRGKVVLVDFWTYTCINCIHTLPYVKTWHQKYKDQGLVVVGVHTPEFPFERSMQNVQDALKRFGITYPVAQDNKYATWDAYRNIYWPAFYLIDKQGKIIYTHFGEGQYKETEAMIQQALAQAG; this is encoded by the coding sequence ATGTTTGCCCAGCTTAAGAAAATCGTCCTGGCCGCCGCCCTGGCCGCCTGCGTGCTTCCCTTGTCTTCCACCGCGCAGGCCGCCGGGCCGGCGGTACAGGCCCCGGAATTCACCGGCATCGAAAAATGGCTGAACAGCGAGCCGCTGGATCTGGCATCGCTGCGCGGCAAGGTGGTGCTGGTGGACTTCTGGACCTATACCTGCATCAACTGCATCCACACGCTGCCGTATGTGAAAACCTGGCACCAGAAATACAAGGACCAAGGCCTGGTGGTGGTCGGTGTGCATACGCCCGAGTTTCCCTTCGAACGATCCATGCAGAACGTGCAGGATGCGCTCAAGCGCTTCGGTATCACTTATCCGGTGGCGCAGGACAACAAGTACGCGACCTGGGACGCCTACCGCAACATCTACTGGCCTGCGTTCTACCTGATCGACAAGCAGGGCAAGATCATCTACACGCATTTCGGCGAAGGCCAGTACAAGGAGACGGAAGCCATGATCCAGCAGGCGCTGGCGCAGGCGGGCTGA
- a CDS encoding response regulator gives MDHVDHIMIVDDDREIRELAGNFLKKNGLNVTFAADGRQMRSLLENTTVDLIVLDIMMPGDDGLVLCRELRGGKHKRIPIVLLTARSDDMDRVIGLEMGADDYLVKPFVARELLARIKAVLRRTRMLPPNFQVTEAGRQIRFGDWRLDTTARHLLDTTGTVVSLSGAEYRMLRVFLDHPQRVLTRDQLLNLTQGRDADVFGRSIDLLVSRLRQRLREDAREPMYIKTVRSEGYVFASSVEVTEEDA, from the coding sequence ATGGACCATGTCGATCACATCATGATCGTCGACGACGATCGCGAGATCCGCGAATTGGCCGGCAATTTCCTGAAGAAGAACGGCCTGAACGTCACCTTCGCGGCCGACGGGCGGCAGATGCGCTCGCTGCTGGAAAACACGACCGTGGACCTGATCGTGCTGGACATCATGATGCCCGGCGACGATGGCCTGGTTCTGTGCCGCGAACTGCGCGGCGGCAAGCACAAGCGCATCCCGATCGTGCTGCTGACCGCGCGCAGCGACGACATGGACCGCGTCATCGGCCTGGAAATGGGCGCGGACGACTACCTGGTCAAGCCCTTCGTGGCGCGCGAACTGCTGGCGCGCATCAAGGCCGTCCTGCGCCGCACGCGCATGCTGCCGCCGAACTTCCAGGTGACGGAAGCGGGCCGGCAGATCCGCTTCGGGGACTGGCGCCTGGACACCACGGCGCGCCATCTGCTGGACACCACCGGCACGGTGGTCTCGCTGAGCGGCGCCGAATACCGCATGCTGCGCGTCTTCCTGGACCATCCGCAGCGCGTGCTGACGCGCGACCAGCTGCTGAACCTGACGCAGGGCCGCGATGCCGACGTCTTCGGGCGCTCCATCGACCTGCTGGTCAGCCGGCTGCGCCAGCGCCTGCGCGAGGACGCGCGCGAACCGATGTACATCAAGACCGTCCGCAGCGAAGGCTATGTGTTCGCGTCTTCGGTCGAAGTCACCGAAGAAGACGCCTGA
- the bioD gene encoding dethiobiotin synthase: MSSYFVAGTDTEIGKTLSSCGLLHAFSAQGWSTAAMKPVAAGAVLDAHGVWRNEDAEALASSATVAVPRALSTPFLLREPAAPHLVAAHEGVVLDIEHIVHCHREIAARADITIVEGVGGFRVPLDDTRDTGDLARALGLPVILVVGMRLGCLSHALLTAEAIAACGLNMAGWIANTVDPAMRLAAENLGTLRERFARRHAAPLLGMIPRLPDPTGANAAAWLDVDVLMPRSGTSAPGR, from the coding sequence ATGAGCTCGTATTTCGTTGCCGGCACCGATACGGAGATCGGCAAAACGCTGTCCAGCTGCGGGCTGCTGCATGCGTTTTCCGCGCAAGGCTGGTCCACGGCGGCGATGAAGCCGGTCGCCGCGGGCGCGGTGCTGGACGCGCACGGCGTATGGCGCAACGAGGATGCGGAAGCCCTGGCGTCCAGCGCCACGGTGGCGGTGCCGCGCGCGCTGTCCACGCCGTTCCTGCTGCGCGAGCCCGCCGCGCCCCACCTGGTCGCGGCGCACGAGGGTGTCGTGCTGGATATCGAACACATCGTGCATTGCCACCGCGAGATCGCCGCGCGCGCGGACATCACCATCGTCGAAGGAGTCGGCGGCTTTCGCGTGCCGCTGGACGACACGCGCGATACCGGCGACCTGGCCCGGGCCCTGGGCCTGCCCGTCATCCTGGTGGTCGGCATGCGCCTGGGCTGCCTGAGCCATGCGCTGCTGACGGCCGAAGCGATCGCGGCGTGCGGGCTGAACATGGCGGGATGGATTGCCAACACGGTGGATCCCGCCATGCGACTGGCGGCGGAAAACCTGGGCACGCTGCGCGAACGCTTCGCGCGGCGCCATGCCGCGCCTCTGCTGGGCATGATCCCGCGGCTGCCGGACCCAACGGGGGCGAACGCCGCGGCGTGGCTGGACGTCGATGTGCTGATGCCCCGGTCTGGCACATCGGCGCCCGGGCGTTAG
- a CDS encoding RidA family protein has product MTFQRYGARRYGSGDIIHVPFVRAGNWVFGTGLRAVLPNGLADPAVLRADRPLGLAPQAQREAQAIFETMRRQLEEAGSGMDRVARLDQYYPEARFVDPYHVARKQALAGQVAPSTSVIVDRLLNVDVSMDVQVMAATAASGYTAEKAGTGTLNVPQTSGYAPCLRMGDMIFVAGQLARDGTGNIAAEARVADGQMWNGTRIKLETDYLVQKRLVPALEAAGSRLDLVLKAQVYLSHGEDLAAFWQSWSRAFDGHVPPTTVVPVRHPAFGTRDATIEVNLVAAHASAADRVRDIDCDVSLIATDMLPARVFDGVLFVAGLMGIEDGGLCRAAHVQAGAPYYDDPVHAQMADILEKAAIIFAAAGTDLGRVVRALHFHTELADFRRGYLAWDPSLRRTGLPFSAIQVADELFLAGAAVILDLWGYVP; this is encoded by the coding sequence ATGACCTTCCAACGCTACGGCGCCCGGCGCTACGGCAGCGGCGACATCATCCACGTGCCGTTCGTGCGCGCCGGCAATTGGGTGTTCGGCACCGGCCTGCGGGCCGTCCTGCCCAACGGACTCGCGGATCCGGCCGTGCTGCGCGCCGATCGCCCCTTGGGGTTGGCGCCGCAGGCGCAGCGCGAAGCGCAAGCGATCTTCGAGACCATGCGGCGGCAACTGGAAGAGGCCGGCAGCGGCATGGACCGCGTGGCCCGCCTGGACCAGTATTACCCCGAGGCGCGCTTCGTCGATCCCTATCACGTCGCCCGCAAGCAGGCGCTGGCGGGGCAGGTCGCGCCCAGTACCTCGGTCATCGTGGATCGCCTGCTGAATGTGGATGTCTCCATGGACGTGCAGGTCATGGCGGCCACGGCCGCCAGCGGCTACACGGCGGAGAAAGCCGGCACCGGCACCTTGAACGTGCCGCAGACTTCCGGCTACGCGCCCTGCCTGCGCATGGGCGACATGATTTTCGTGGCCGGCCAGCTGGCGCGGGACGGCACCGGCAACATCGCAGCCGAGGCCCGCGTGGCGGATGGCCAGATGTGGAACGGCACCCGCATCAAGCTGGAGACCGACTACCTGGTGCAGAAACGGCTGGTGCCGGCGCTGGAAGCGGCGGGCAGCCGGCTGGACCTGGTGCTGAAGGCCCAGGTTTACCTGAGCCACGGCGAGGACCTGGCCGCCTTCTGGCAATCCTGGTCGCGCGCTTTCGATGGCCACGTGCCGCCCACGACCGTCGTGCCGGTGCGCCATCCCGCCTTCGGCACCCGCGACGCGACCATCGAAGTGAACCTGGTCGCCGCGCACGCCTCCGCGGCCGATCGTGTGCGCGATATCGATTGCGACGTTTCCCTGATCGCCACGGACATGCTGCCGGCGCGCGTGTTCGATGGCGTGTTGTTCGTGGCCGGGCTGATGGGCATCGAGGACGGCGGCCTTTGCCGGGCCGCCCATGTGCAGGCCGGCGCGCCTTACTATGACGACCCGGTCCACGCCCAGATGGCCGACATCCTGGAAAAGGCCGCCATCATCTTCGCCGCCGCGGGCACCGACCTGGGCCGCGTCGTCCGCGCCCTCCATTTCCATACGGAGCTGGCGGACTTCCGCCGTGGCTACCTCGCTTGGGATCCTTCCCTGCGGCGAACCGGCCTGCCCTTCAGCGCCATCCAGGTCGCCGACGAACTATTCCTCGCCGGCGCCGCCGTCATTCTGGATTTGTGGGGGTATGTGCCGTGA
- a CDS encoding GFA family protein: MTALRHTGACHCGAVKFEVTTPLLPATRCDCSLCRRKGALMSPPLARADLHILSGEDDLTLYQFNTRVARHYFCKHCGIYPFHQTRTNPALWRVNLGCLDGVDIYSLPVDVAHGAALSVVQS; this comes from the coding sequence ATGACCGCCCTCCGCCATACCGGTGCCTGCCATTGCGGCGCCGTCAAGTTCGAAGTCACGACGCCGCTGCTGCCGGCGACCCGCTGCGACTGCAGCCTGTGCCGCCGCAAGGGCGCGCTGATGTCCCCGCCGCTGGCGCGCGCCGACCTGCACATCCTGTCCGGCGAGGACGACCTGACCCTGTACCAGTTCAATACCCGCGTGGCGCGGCATTACTTCTGCAAGCACTGCGGCATCTACCCGTTCCACCAGACGCGCACGAATCCCGCCCTGTGGCGCGTCAACCTGGGATGCCTGGACGGCGTCGACATATACAGCCTGCCCGTCGACGTCGCCCACGGCGCGGCATTGTCCGTGGTGCAATCATGA
- a CDS encoding YciI family protein, with amino-acid sequence MLYAIHMLDKPGVADIRARVRPEHRAYLATKAEQMAFAGPLVGEDGETMIGSLLVIDFPSRDAAETWLKDEPFTRHGVYESTSIHGFVNLWPQKVGFPPA; translated from the coding sequence GTGCTCTATGCCATCCACATGCTCGACAAGCCCGGCGTCGCCGACATCCGCGCCCGTGTGCGGCCCGAACACCGCGCATACCTTGCCACCAAGGCGGAACAGATGGCATTCGCGGGCCCCTTGGTGGGGGAGGACGGCGAGACCATGATCGGCTCCCTGCTGGTCATCGACTTCCCGTCGCGGGACGCGGCCGAGACGTGGCTGAAGGACGAACCGTTCACCCGGCATGGCGTGTACGAATCGACTTCCATCCATGGCTTTGTGAATCTCTGGCCGCAGAAAGTGGGTTTCCCGCCGGCTTGA
- a CDS encoding tripartite tricarboxylate transporter substrate binding protein: MDALLPRRMPAAAVSLPTRLASFAMALMALAAILAAPVARADDYPSRPIHIVVPYSAGGSSDAPMRVIAQQMAQQMGEAIVIENKPGQGAMIGAEYVARAAPDGYTLLLASNPQAISATLYSHLSFDPVGDFAAISLFGREPGVLVVNPSMPVRSVREFVDYVKARPDKIDYASSGNGSAQHLFTAMFLSAAGLRMMHIPYRGSAQAVTDVVAGQVLVAMPGLAAMMPHIREKRLIPLAVTGDQRSPLLPDVPTLAESGFPGFSAYVWSGLVAPKGTPPAIIERLNRELKKAMASDTVKAYMHNASVEIVTDTPAEFQAFFQQEKARDAKAIQDAGLKID, translated from the coding sequence GTGGATGCTTTGTTGCCCCGCCGCATGCCGGCCGCCGCCGTGTCGTTACCGACCCGGCTTGCTTCCTTCGCCATGGCGCTGATGGCCCTGGCCGCCATCCTCGCCGCCCCCGTGGCCCGTGCCGACGACTATCCCTCGCGGCCCATCCACATCGTCGTGCCGTATTCCGCGGGCGGTTCGTCGGATGCGCCCATGCGCGTCATCGCGCAGCAGATGGCGCAACAGATGGGCGAGGCCATCGTGATCGAGAACAAGCCGGGGCAGGGCGCGATGATCGGCGCCGAATACGTCGCGCGCGCCGCGCCGGACGGTTATACGCTGCTGCTGGCTTCCAATCCGCAAGCGATCAGCGCGACCCTGTACAGCCATCTGAGTTTCGATCCCGTCGGCGATTTCGCCGCCATTTCGCTGTTCGGGCGCGAGCCCGGCGTGCTCGTGGTCAATCCCAGCATGCCGGTGCGCAGTGTCCGGGAATTCGTCGATTATGTGAAGGCGCGCCCGGACAAGATCGACTATGCGTCGTCGGGCAATGGCAGCGCCCAGCATCTGTTCACCGCCATGTTCCTGTCGGCAGCCGGCCTGCGGATGATGCATATCCCGTATCGCGGCAGCGCGCAGGCTGTCACCGACGTGGTGGCCGGCCAGGTCCTGGTGGCCATGCCCGGCCTGGCGGCGATGATGCCGCACATCCGCGAAAAGCGCCTCATCCCGCTGGCGGTCACGGGCGACCAGCGTTCGCCGCTGCTTCCGGATGTGCCCACGCTGGCGGAATCGGGTTTCCCCGGGTTTTCCGCCTATGTCTGGTCGGGCCTGGTCGCGCCGAAAGGAACGCCGCCCGCCATCATCGAACGGCTGAACCGCGAGCTGAAGAAAGCCATGGCGTCGGATACCGTGAAGGCATACATGCACAACGCCTCGGTCGAAATCGTTACCGACACGCCCGCTGAATTCCAGGCATTCTTCCAGCAGGAAAAGGCGCGCGACGCCAAGGCCATCCAGGACGCCGGCCTGAAAATCGATTGA
- the bioB gene encoding biotin synthase BioB yields the protein MPHTQNVPLPTPRGAARREPPTSPRWTVDAIAALYELPFPTLVHRAHTTHREHFDPSAIQLSSLLSIKTGGCPEDCGYCSQSAHHDSGLAAQPLMPLEDVLAAARAAQAAGAHRFCMGAAWRSPKPRQVAAVARMVAEVKALGLETCVTLGMLDDAHARELADAGLDYYNHNLDTSPEFYGKVITTRTYQDRLDTLQRVREAGIKVCCGGIIGMGEDRRVRAGLIAQLANLDPYPESVPINNLMQVAGTPLYGAEALDPFEFVRTIAVARITMPRAMVRLSAGREHMDDATQALCFLAGANSIFYGEVLLTTANPRVDADRRLLARLGMHTGDGVCMA from the coding sequence ATGCCGCACACCCAGAACGTCCCCCTCCCCACGCCACGCGGCGCCGCGCGGCGCGAACCACCGACTTCCCCGCGCTGGACCGTGGACGCCATCGCGGCGCTGTACGAGCTGCCCTTCCCCACGCTGGTGCACCGCGCCCACACCACGCACAGGGAGCACTTCGATCCCAGCGCGATCCAGCTGTCCAGCCTGCTGTCGATCAAGACCGGCGGCTGTCCCGAGGACTGCGGCTATTGCTCGCAGTCGGCGCATCACGACAGCGGCCTGGCGGCGCAGCCCCTGATGCCGCTGGAGGACGTGCTGGCGGCGGCGCGCGCCGCACAGGCCGCCGGCGCGCACCGCTTCTGCATGGGTGCGGCATGGCGCTCGCCCAAGCCCAGGCAGGTGGCGGCGGTGGCCCGGATGGTGGCGGAAGTGAAGGCCCTAGGGCTGGAGACCTGCGTCACGTTGGGCATGCTGGACGATGCCCACGCGCGCGAGCTGGCCGACGCGGGGCTGGATTACTACAACCACAACCTGGATACCTCGCCGGAGTTCTACGGCAAGGTCATCACCACCCGCACCTACCAGGATCGGCTGGATACGCTGCAGCGCGTGCGCGAAGCCGGCATCAAGGTGTGCTGCGGCGGCATCATCGGCATGGGCGAAGACCGCCGCGTGCGTGCCGGCCTGATCGCGCAGCTGGCCAACCTGGATCCCTATCCGGAATCCGTGCCGATCAACAACCTGATGCAGGTGGCGGGGACGCCGCTGTACGGGGCCGAGGCGCTGGACCCCTTCGAGTTCGTGCGCACGATCGCGGTGGCGCGCATCACCATGCCGCGCGCGATGGTCCGCCTGTCCGCGGGCCGCGAACACATGGACGATGCGACGCAGGCACTGTGTTTCCTGGCCGGCGCGAATTCCATCTTCTACGGCGAGGTGCTGCTGACGACGGCCAATCCGCGGGTGGACGCGGATCGGCGGTTGCTCGCCCGGCTAGGCATGCACACGGGGGATGGCGTATGCATGGCTTGA
- a CDS encoding LysR family transcriptional regulator, which produces MLNLNEFTTFVAIADAGSFSSGAERLGISRPLATKHVADLEQTLGVKLMHRSTRKIGLTAAGNLFYARCKRLMSDAQHAVHELEQFRCAPGGHVKVSAAIAFGRLHLVPVITRFLARYPDITVELNLTDKFADLITGGEDVVIRTAQEPRLLSLVARPLAPWRFVLCAAPSYLARNPAPLAPGDLGRHNCILYCSNAQGEWTFKHRQGEETVRVKGNFKANNADGVLQATLAGLGVAAISTMAAADEIRAGRLVRLLPGYLLPEGVMYASYLPNPTMANCVQTFVRFLEAAFAQGPYWERDLVFARA; this is translated from the coding sequence ATGCTGAATCTGAATGAATTCACCACTTTCGTGGCGATCGCCGACGCGGGCAGCTTTTCGTCCGGCGCGGAACGATTGGGCATATCGCGCCCGCTTGCCACCAAGCACGTCGCCGACCTGGAGCAGACGCTGGGCGTCAAGCTCATGCACCGCAGCACGCGCAAGATCGGCCTGACCGCGGCCGGCAATCTGTTCTACGCGCGCTGCAAGCGCCTGATGTCCGATGCCCAGCATGCCGTGCACGAGCTGGAGCAATTCCGGTGCGCGCCGGGCGGCCACGTGAAGGTCAGCGCCGCCATCGCCTTCGGACGCCTGCATCTGGTTCCGGTCATCACACGCTTCCTGGCCCGGTACCCGGACATCACCGTCGAACTGAACCTCACCGATAAGTTCGCCGACCTGATCACCGGCGGCGAAGACGTCGTCATCCGCACCGCCCAGGAGCCGCGGCTCTTGTCGCTGGTCGCCCGCCCGCTGGCGCCCTGGCGCTTCGTGTTGTGTGCCGCGCCATCCTACCTGGCGCGCAACCCCGCGCCGCTCGCCCCGGGCGATCTGGGCCGCCACAACTGCATCCTGTACTGCTCCAATGCGCAGGGGGAGTGGACCTTCAAGCATCGCCAAGGCGAGGAAACCGTGCGGGTCAAGGGGAATTTCAAGGCCAACAACGCAGACGGTGTCCTGCAAGCCACCCTGGCCGGCCTGGGCGTGGCCGCCATCAGCACCATGGCCGCCGCCGATGAAATCCGCGCGGGCCGCCTGGTACGGCTGCTGCCCGGCTACCTGCTGCCCGAAGGCGTCATGTACGCGTCCTATCTGCCCAACCCCACCATGGCCAATTGCGTGCAGACCTTCGTGCGCTTCCTGGAGGCGGCCTTCGCGCAGGGACCTTACTGGGAGCGCGACCTGGTGTTTGCCAGGGCCTAG